In a single window of the Debaryomyces hansenii CBS767 chromosome A complete sequence genome:
- a CDS encoding DEHA2A11946p (similar to uniprot|P39993 Saccharomyces cerevisiae YEL022W GEA2 Guanine nucleotide exchange factor for ADP ribosylation factors), producing the protein MMHEFSKSPTPSIPLGYKQPGISLHPSTSTVSNVAIDPITLMINDCMTISSAMRKMTRWSQSGVAAILGAGDIFGENDSITNLGLSTNMANNGSSRSTGINDNPLLSSFLQLRSMLTDAKDLYEIDSLTLLQPFLLVIKSSSTSGNITSLALNSISKFISYEIISFKSKNLQSSLIQIISALTHCRFEAADQSSDDAVLLKVLRLMEDILESPLSKLLPNEVISEVVQTCLSLACNKKRSEVLRKAAEMAMTSITSHIFRQLKDIEPETVGIDDLQTNFSKTQLPEDLIGGTETTTSILKEEEEEVTNRNIEDKKTEDGQLDENTVEENDQPVENPREISNSENPKEALDTEEPFGIICINEFLGILISMISPSNQYQHMESTRVFALSLMNTAIEVSGHDIPKHPSLMSLVSDPVSKHVVQIMTTTDSPALLQASLQLFSTIAIVLGRQLKSQIELTLLLLFNSISPDSVEKNDTINGNETSVATRISGSKEMLIESLSLLWTRSPVFFTHLFIDYDCNFDRTDLSRKFLEFLCKLSLPESAVLTTDNVPPICLEGILTFIGGINDRIKSLPIDKELSDLQLHSLILDKYKKTTFISCTDILNNKPKAGIKELAEKGFINDENDADELAHFFFSKSGRLNKKVLGEYLAKPSNIEILRKFINMFEFTGLRVDEALRVLLKSFRLPGESQQIERVVELFAERYVHCQENVVSDSEEEAVKPDRDAVFVLSYSVIMLNTDLHNPKVRHQMDLDAYKRNLRGVYNGKDFPSWYLSKIYHSIKEREIIMPEEHHGTDKWFDDAWHNLISSEAVNIDKDETLEFDNVQLCQFDKVLFEGSVDRIIDTLISVFKEASDDQIITRLMSSVDKCANICLYYNLSSSIDKLVGLLAELTTLTSEIHHVPSADDNVREEIPITQIKVEKKDEAITVSEMAVWFGRDFKAQISTVVLFRLIKKTDFKVTESWNKIINIILTLFENCLINPNFFTEFQKKIKLNPLAKVKPRYIINRIKPLKDSGIFSTFSSFLKGYSDDPPEPTDQEVESTLSTIDCVKSLNIPSIFEHISKGPKDNLKLFIELLLDSIPTFKEETKRYFEIENLFLFEIMVCFCLLLDDTSITNSTLDKITYFGGLKDLSRKGNLRVCAYKLLLIRHSDGSHESTLTECIKELSEFDKELISKHGAQLAQPLISLVDDESWFCKKLVNNEEYWKALRIFGSIPIYSSDVLRFVDGIILNSPMEVSPLNYMPLLGLLDEISSLGAAGSQWEQETEQLAVSGQKQEDDNSYYRDLVEISKKSISLTAELNSISKRPEFNQKDLSYSLIQALAHQCFNPCREVRTYAINTLQSTVLSSEINDKFTPAGIFEYGLFPLLSELSKNEVLQTDPNGFARTQTEALSLVSKVFLKYESQFDSEGTDKIWLGILEYFIVFNSLGEKFNMNENLIKESGGELLKNMILVLQNNGILTDSKTELWKTSWEKIEQVYPNLKDELALENSSKVEEGSSVNDDKLNKEQDIEQNQEASKEQNEKQNEVSQKESKKESIEESNEDPKEELKVPEEERHERR; encoded by the coding sequence ATGATGCATGAATTTTCCAAGTCACCTACACCTAGTATCCCACTCGGATATAAGCAACCAGGTATACTGTTACATCCTTCGACGTCAACTGTTTCAAATGTTGCAATTGATCCTATTACTTTGATGATAAATGATTGTATGACTATATCCTCAGCCATGAGGAAAATGACTAGATGGTCTCAAAGTGGAGTTGCCGCCATCTTGGGCGCAGGCGATATTTTTGGTGAAAACGATTCCATAACTAACTTGGGCTTGAGCACTAACATGGCGAATAATGGTAGTAGTCGATCGACAGGAATCAATGATAATCCACTCTTATCCAGTTTTTTACAATTGAGATCGATGTTAACGGACGCCAAAGATTTATATGAAATAGATAGCTTGACCTTATTACAACCATTTTTGTTGGTAATCAAGTCGTCGTCTACCTCAGGAAATATTACGTCGTTGGCTTTAAATTCGATTTCTAAGTTCATAAGTTATGAAatcatttcatttaaatccaaaaatttaCAAAGTTCATTAatccaaattatttcagCATTAACCCACTGTCGTTTTGAAGCGGCTGATCAGAGCTCAGATGATGCTGTATTACTTAAAGTTCTAAGGTTGATGGAGGATATTCTTGAAAGTCCATTGTCTAAACTATTACCAAATGAAGTAATTTCAGAAGTAGTCCAAACCTGCTTGTCTCTTGCTTGCAATAAGAAACGGAGTGAGGTTTTAAGAAAGGCTGCAGAAATGGCAATGACTCTGATCACCTCCCATATATTCCGTCAATTGAAGGACATTGAACCTGAAACTGTGGGAATAGATGATTTGCAaacaaatttttctaaaACTCAATTACCGGAAGATTTGATCGGTGGTACTGAAACAACCACTTCTAtattaaaagaagaagaagaagaagttacCAATAGGAATATAGAAGATAAGAAAACAGAAGATGGACAACTAGATGAAAATACAGTTGAGGAAAACGATCAACCGGTTGAAAACCCAAGAGAGATTTCTAATTCTGAGAATCCTAAAGAAGCCTTGGATACTGAAGAACCATTCGGTATAATTTgcattaatgaattcttagggatattaatttcaatgatcTCCCCTTCgaatcaatatcaacatATGGAAAGCACTAGAGTATTTGCTTTATCATTGATGAATACTGCAATTGAGGTTTCAGGCCATGATATTCCAAAACATCCATCATTAATGAGTTTGGTATCTGACCCTGTGTCAAAGCATGTTGTACAAATAATGACTACGACTGATTCACCAGCATTATTACAAGCTTCTTTGCAACTATTCTCTACCATTGCAATCGTTTTAGGAAGGCAATTGAAATCACAAATTGAACTAACCCTTTTGTTGTTATTTAATTCCATATCTCCAGATTCTGTTGAAAAGAATGATACCATTAATGGTAATGAAACATCTGTGGCTACAAGAATCTCCGGTTCAAAAGAAATGCTCATTGAATCGTTATCCTTGTTGTGGACTAGGTCTCCTGTTTTTTTCACGCATTTATTCATCGATTATGATTGTAACTTTGATAGAACTGACTTGTCTAGaaaatttttggaatttctATGCAAATTATCATTACCTGAGTCTGCAGTTCTAACAACTGATAATGTACCTCCAATATGTTTGGAAGGTATACTAACATTTATTGGTGGGATTAATGACAGAATTAAAAGTTTACCTATAGATAAAGAGTTGAGTGATTTGCAATTacattctttaattttagaTAAGTATAAAAAGACCACATTCATTAGCTGTactgatattttgaataataaaccAAAAGCAGGAATCAAAGAACTAGCTGAGAAAGGctttattaatgatgaaaatgatgcgGATGAATTAGCGcactttttcttttcaaagtCTGGAAGATTAAACAAGAAAGTGTTAGGTGAATATTTAGCTAAACCCTCAAATATTGAGATCTTGAggaaattcattaatatgTTTGAATTTACTGGTTTGAGGGTAGATGAGGCGCTAAGagttttattgaaaagttttagACTTCCTGGAGAATCACAACAAATTGAAAGGGTGGTTGAGCTTTTTGCTGAAAGATACGTTCATTGTCAAGAAAACGTGGTAAGTGActcagaagaagaagcagtCAAGCCAGATCGTGATGCTGTATTTGTTTTATCCTACTCAGTTATTATGTTAAATACTGATTTACATAACCCTAAGGTTAGACACCAAATGGATCTTGATGCATATAAGCGTAATTTGAGAGGTGTTTATAACGGAAAGGATTTTCCAAGTTGGTATCTTTCTAAGATTTATCATTCCATAAAAGAAAGAGAGATTATCATGCCTGAAGAACACCATGGTACTGATAAGTGGTTTGATGACGCATGGCATAACTTGATTTCCTCAGAAGCAGTCAATATAGATAAAGATGAAACTttagaatttgataatgtcCAATTATGTCAATTTGATAaagtattatttgaaggatctgttgatagaattattgataccTTAATTAGTGTATTCAAGGAAGCTTCTGACGACCAAATTATTACAAGATTAATGTCATCTGTTGATAAATGTGCtaatatttgtttataCTATAATTTGTCATCCTCAATCGATAAATTGGTTGGTTTATTAGCAGAGCTAACAACCTTAACTAGTGAAATCCATCATGTTCCTAGCGCTGATGATAATGTACGGGAAGAGATCCCCATCACACAAATAAAagttgaaaagaaagatgaagCAATTACAGTTAGTGAAATGGCAGTGTGGTTTGGGAGAGATTTCAAAGCTCAAATTTCAACAGTTGTCTTGTTTAGGTTAATTAAAAAGACCGATTTTAAAGTTACTGAATCTTGGAATaagattatcaatattatcttAACATTATTTGAGAACTGCTTAATCAATCCTAACTTTTTCACAGAATTTCAGAAAAAGATCAAGCTAAATCCGTTAGCAAAGGTTAAGCCACgttatattattaacagAATTAAACCATTGAAGGATTCGGGTATCTTTTCAACGTTTTCTTCGTTTTTGAAAGGTTATTCAGACGATCCACCGGAACCTACTGatcaagaagttgaatcAACTCTTTCGACTATTGACTGTGTTAAGTCCTTGAATATTCCAAGCATCTTTGAACATATTTCGAAAGGTCCTAAAGACAACTTAAAGCTATTcatagaattattattggattcGATCCCTACGTTCAAGGAGGAAACAAAGAGGtactttgaaattgagaACTTGttcttatttgaaattatggTATGTTTCTGCTTACTACTTGACGATACATCCATCACTAATTCCACTCTCGACAAGATCACGTATTTCGGTGGCTTGAAAGATCTTTCAAGAAAAGGTAATTTGAGAGTCTGTGCATACAAGCTATTGTTAATTAGGCATAGTGATGGATCCCATGAATCTACCTTAACTGAATgcataaaagaattaagtgaatttgataaagaacTAATTAGTAAACATGGTGCACAGTTAGCTCAAccattgatttcattaGTTGACGATGAATCATGGTTTTGCAAGAAATTagttaataatgaagagtACTGGAAGGCTTTGAGAATATTTGGGTCTATTCCAATATACTCCTCTGATGTGCTCAGATTTGTTGATGGcataattttaaattcacCAATGGAAGTATCACCGTTGAATTACATGCCTCTTCTTGGTCTATTAGACGAAATATCCTCTCTTGGCGCAGCTGGTTCCCAATGGGAACAGGAAACAGAACAATTAGCTGTGTCTGGACAGAAACAGGAAGATGACAATTCGTATTACAGGGATCttgttgaaatttcaaagaagtCTATATCGTTAACGGCCGAATTGAACTCAATTTCCAAAAGACCTGAGTTCAATCAAAAGGACctttcatattctttaattcaagCTTTAGCTCATCAATGTTTCAATCCTTGTCGGGAGGTTCGTACCTATGCAATCAATACTTTACAGCTGACTGTTTTATCCtctgaaattaatgataaatttacCCCAGCtggaatttttgaatatggCTTGTTCCCATTATTATCTGAACTTTCTAAGAATGAAGTTTTGCAAACAGATCCAAACGGGTTCGCACGGACCCAGACAGAAGCGTTATCTTTAGTAAGTAAAGTTTTCTTGAAGTATGAGTCCCAGTTTGATCTGGAAGGGACTGATAAAATATGGTTAGGAAttttagaatatttcattgtATTTAATTCCTtaggtgaaaaatttaacaTGAACGAAAACTTGATTAAGGAATCTGGTGGAGAATTGCTCAAAAATATGATTTTAGTATTGCAAAATAACGGTATATTGACTGATAGCAAGACTGAATTATGGAAAACTTCTTGGGAGAAAATTGAACAGGTCTACCctaatttgaaagatgaattagctcttgaaaattcttcaaaagtAGAAGAAGGTAGTTCAgtaaatgatgataaattgaataaagaaCAAGACATAGAGCAAAATCAAGAAGCAAGTaaagaacaaaatgaaaaacaaaatgaaGTTTCACAGAAAGAATCTAAGAAAGAGTCAATAGAAGAGTCAAACGAAGATCCAAAAGAGGAATTAAAAGTGCCAGAAGAAGAGAGGCACGAACGCAGATAA
- a CDS encoding DEHA2A11968p (uniprot|Q6BY69 Debaryomyces hansenii DEHA0A12419g URA3 Orotidine 5'-phosphate decarboxylase), which produces MVKTQTYTERASAHPSPVAQRLFKLMDNKKTNLCASVDVKSTEEFLTLIEKLGPYICLVKTHIDIIDDFSYEGTVVPLLALAKKHNFMIFEDRKFADIGNTVKSQYSGGVYKIAQWSDITNAHGITGSGIVKGLKEAAQESSKEPRGLLMLAELSSKGSLAYGEYTEKTIEIAKSDKEFVIGFIAQRDMGGTDEGFDWIVMTPGVGLDDKGDGLGQQYRTVDQVVTTGTDIIIVGRGLFGQGRDPTVEGKRYRDAGWNAYLKKTGSL; this is translated from the coding sequence ATGGTTAAAACCCAAACGTACACTGAAAGAGCTTCTGCTCATCCGTCTCCTGTGGCTCAGCGCTTGTTCAAATTAATGGATAACAAGAAAACAAATTTGTGTGCTTCCGTTGATGTGAAATCTACTGAAGAATTCTTGACCTTAATAGAGAAATTAGGGCCGTATATTTGCTTAGTTAAAACACACATTGATATAATAGATGATTTTTCCTACGAAGGTACTGTTGTTCCTTTATTGGCTTTAGCGAAAAAACATAATTTCATGATTTTCGAAGACCGTAAATTTGCTGATATTGGAAACACGGTCAAATCACAATATTCTGGTGGTGTTTATAAGATTGCTCAATGGTCCGATATTACAAATGCGCATGGTATAACTGGTTCAGGAATTGTGAAAGGTTTGAAAGAGGCTGCACAAGAATCTTCGAAAGAACCAAGAGGTTTATTAATGTTAGCtgaattatcatcaaaGGGCTCTTTAGCGTACGGTGAGTACACAGAAAAAACCATCGAAATTGCTAAGAGTGACAAAGAATTCGTTATTGGCTTCATTGCTCAAAGAGATATGGGTGGAACAGATGAAGGTTTCGATTGGATTGTTATGACACCTGGTGTAGGTTTGGATGATAAGGGTGATGGTTTAGGTCAACAATATAGAACTGTTGATCAGGTTGTTACAACTGGAACtgatattatcattgtCGGAAGAGGTTTATTTGGACAAGGCAGGGATCCAACCGTTGAAGGTAAGAGATACAGAGATGCAGGTTGGAATGCATATTTAAAGAAGACTGGTTCGttgtaa